In Candidatus Binatia bacterium, a genomic segment contains:
- the clcA gene encoding H(+)/Cl(-) exchange transporter ClcA yields MAAGENSETTAKDAAPNPEVTPRAARRQMRDFLRVHEQRRRQLPRALLVGLLAGLVAVGFQFMLVQADGVRDRLVLFSYDVGWWGFLLPMGFGALGVSFALVLVSSFEPDAAGSGIPHLKAVLHHLRGFRWQRILPVKFIGGIAAIGSGLALGREGPTIQMGGAIGQMVSRWFKSTPRESQTLMAAGAGAGLSAAFNAPLAGLVFVLEEVQRDFAPAVFTVTLIASVTADVTARYLLGHQPVFTIGDVPIPSLASLPVSLFLGVAAAIVGVFFNRAMIWTVDFYKNFAHWPRWQLGAVVGAGVGLVGYFVPGSLAGGHHLVEATIAGKLGLMMLLGFFFLRFGLTMASYGSGAPGGIFAPMLVLGAALGSFTGQISHSLMPEIVTHPETFAVVGMAALFTAIVRAPLTGIVLMVEMTGEYDLVLPLLIASLTAGGIADYLGDKPIYEVLLKRDLTRWQEKPQLAETLLLELTVSPSSPFDGKEVRELGLPPGCILITVHRGLNAEVPTATFKLQAGDRITVVVAPQAAAAVGLLHDGTGAT; encoded by the coding sequence ATGGCGGCGGGTGAAAATAGCGAGACAACAGCCAAGGACGCTGCACCCAATCCGGAGGTCACCCCCCGTGCGGCCCGCCGGCAAATGCGGGATTTCCTGCGCGTCCACGAGCAGCGTCGACGCCAGCTGCCTCGCGCACTTCTGGTCGGATTGCTCGCTGGCCTGGTTGCCGTCGGCTTCCAGTTCATGCTCGTGCAGGCCGACGGCGTCCGGGATCGGCTGGTTTTATTCTCCTACGATGTCGGCTGGTGGGGCTTTTTGCTCCCGATGGGCTTTGGTGCTCTCGGCGTTTCCTTCGCGTTGGTTTTGGTCAGCTCCTTCGAGCCGGATGCCGCCGGCAGCGGCATTCCTCACCTGAAGGCGGTTCTGCATCATTTGCGTGGATTCCGCTGGCAGCGGATCCTTCCCGTCAAATTTATTGGTGGGATCGCGGCGATCGGCAGTGGTTTGGCTCTGGGACGAGAGGGCCCCACCATTCAGATGGGTGGGGCGATCGGCCAGATGGTGAGCCGTTGGTTCAAAAGTACTCCACGCGAAAGCCAGACATTGATGGCGGCTGGTGCTGGCGCGGGGCTATCGGCGGCCTTTAATGCACCCTTGGCGGGGCTGGTCTTTGTTCTGGAGGAAGTCCAGCGAGACTTCGCCCCGGCTGTGTTTACGGTGACGCTGATCGCTTCTGTGACCGCCGATGTGACCGCTCGTTATCTGCTCGGCCACCAACCGGTATTTACGATCGGCGACGTGCCGATCCCGTCGCTGGCTTCCTTGCCGGTGTCGCTGTTTCTTGGAGTGGCGGCGGCGATCGTGGGCGTTTTCTTCAACCGGGCGATGATCTGGACGGTTGATTTTTACAAAAACTTTGCGCATTGGCCGCGCTGGCAGCTCGGTGCCGTTGTTGGCGCGGGCGTTGGGCTCGTCGGCTATTTTGTGCCGGGTTCGCTGGCCGGCGGCCACCACCTTGTGGAAGCCACCATCGCCGGAAAGCTCGGTCTGATGATGCTGCTGGGTTTTTTCTTTCTGCGCTTCGGTTTGACGATGGCCAGCTACGGGAGTGGGGCACCGGGCGGGATCTTCGCGCCCATGTTGGTTCTCGGCGCTGCTTTGGGCAGCTTCACGGGGCAAATTTCCCATTCCCTCATGCCCGAGATCGTGACCCACCCGGAAACATTTGCCGTCGTTGGCATGGCGGCTCTTTTCACCGCAATCGTTCGGGCCCCCCTGACGGGCATTGTCTTGATGGTGGAGATGACCGGCGAGTACGATCTGGTTCTTCCCTTGTTGATTGCCTCGCTGACCGCAGGCGGCATCGCGGACTATCTCGGTGACAAACCGATCTATGAGGTTCTGCTCAAGCGGGATCTGACGCGTTGGCAGGAAAAACCTCAATTGGCAGAGACTTTATTGCTCGAATTGACGGTCAGCCCGTCATCGCCTTTCGATGGTAAGGAAGTTCGTGAACTGGGTCTGCCCCCGGGCTGTATTCTGATTACCGTGCATCGGGGTCTGAACGCCGAGGTACCTACCGCGACCTTCAAGCTGCAGGCCGGAGATCGGATCACGGTTGTGGTCGCACCGCAGGCGGCCGCGGCTGTTGGATTGCTCCACGACGGAACTGGCGCCACATAA
- a CDS encoding phytanoyl-CoA dioxygenase family protein → MSEFSLHPLNDGFSWATPPGPYRRIRPEQAESWNEQGFLVVEDAFSPEVMARVISEIDPFEAQVEAFLQMQQDGKLFIARSGEITFTTHLVTRSAYLRDFAAGPVFQDLVHDLVGNRVRLYWDQAVYKKPENPSEFPWHQDNGYTFVRPQQYLTCWVSLTDATEENGCPWVVPGVHRHGTLAHEMTELGWRCLDKPADAVPVPVRAGSIVVFSSLTPHRTGPNSSDGVRKSYILQYAPDGAQVIQDDTEVPCDAPERQFLVLEDGGSPGSNA, encoded by the coding sequence ATGAGTGAATTTTCCTTGCATCCCTTGAATGATGGTTTTTCCTGGGCCACTCCGCCCGGTCCTTACCGTCGCATCCGTCCCGAGCAGGCCGAATCCTGGAACGAGCAGGGTTTTCTGGTCGTCGAGGATGCCTTCTCGCCGGAAGTCATGGCTCGCGTGATCAGCGAGATCGATCCCTTCGAGGCGCAGGTGGAAGCCTTCCTGCAAATGCAGCAGGACGGAAAATTATTCATCGCTCGCTCGGGAGAGATTACTTTCACAACCCACTTGGTGACTCGGTCGGCGTATTTGCGGGACTTCGCCGCGGGGCCCGTATTTCAGGACCTCGTTCACGATCTGGTCGGGAATCGGGTACGCCTCTACTGGGATCAGGCGGTCTACAAGAAGCCGGAAAACCCATCCGAGTTTCCCTGGCATCAGGACAACGGCTACACCTTCGTGCGGCCCCAGCAGTATCTGACTTGCTGGGTCTCGCTGACCGATGCGACCGAAGAGAACGGCTGCCCGTGGGTGGTGCCAGGTGTTCATCGCCACGGAACCCTCGCTCATGAAATGACCGAACTCGGTTGGCGTTGCCTCGACAAGCCCGCGGATGCTGTGCCGGTGCCTGTTCGGGCGGGCTCGATCGTCGTATTTTCGAGTTTGACGCCGCATCGTACGGGCCCCAATAGCTCGGACGGCGTCCGTAAATCCTACATTTTGCAATACGCCCCGGACGGCGCGCAGGTGATTCAGGACGATACCGAGGTCCCCTGTGATGCTCCGGAGCGTCAGTTTCTGGTGCTGGAAGACGGCGGCTCTCCCGGGTCGAACGCCTAG
- the pstA gene encoding phosphate ABC transporter permease PstA, whose amino-acid sequence MKKTGNGTDRFGQIFTWFCGGALALNLLLTIGLVYLIAVNGLAYFWQKQVVLFSMQDGTTHLGEVWGNEEIPDKEGATRTRIKVGNRDLYGMDFLWIDDADIASKTTPADATVLERLEWGNFYGTMHEIRRDGIVLAQGPEAVAAAFPALHAEKTAQREAAEHLEKGPIGDLNHEIEQLRLERKRVALQDLAPDRAAAEFATIDKAETRAQAAYEIAATELFARRDALALGTLVMKSSNGRSMEMPIGEVVRAVHPNALSTADAVRLYFAKIWEFISDDPRESNTEGGIFPAIFGTVMMVFILAFLVAPFGVLAALYLREYATEGPAVRAVRIAVNNLAGVPSIVFGVFGLGFFVYGIGGSLDQIFYPESLPTPTFGTGGIFWGSLTLALLTVPVVIVATEEGLAAVPRAVREGSLALGATKFETTWKVVVPAAAPGILTGMILAMARAAGEVAPLMIVGMVKLAPTLPIDHHAPFIHLERKFMHLGFHIYDVGFQSPNVEAAQPLVFATALLLVTVVTLMNLVAIVYRNKLRARYATSAV is encoded by the coding sequence ATGAAAAAAACTGGCAATGGCACAGATCGCTTCGGGCAAATCTTCACGTGGTTCTGCGGGGGAGCGCTGGCCCTCAACCTTCTCCTGACAATCGGACTGGTATATCTGATCGCCGTCAATGGGTTGGCTTATTTCTGGCAGAAGCAAGTCGTGCTCTTCTCCATGCAGGACGGGACCACACATCTCGGAGAAGTCTGGGGAAACGAAGAGATCCCCGATAAAGAGGGGGCCACCCGCACGCGGATCAAGGTCGGCAACCGGGATCTTTACGGCATGGACTTCCTCTGGATCGACGATGCCGATATCGCCTCTAAAACCACGCCAGCCGATGCAACCGTCCTCGAACGACTCGAGTGGGGCAACTTCTACGGCACCATGCACGAGATTCGGCGGGACGGGATCGTGCTCGCACAGGGTCCTGAAGCTGTAGCCGCAGCCTTCCCGGCCCTGCACGCCGAAAAAACCGCCCAGCGCGAAGCAGCCGAGCACCTTGAGAAGGGCCCCATCGGCGACCTGAACCACGAGATCGAACAACTGCGCCTGGAGCGCAAGCGAGTCGCCCTGCAGGACCTCGCGCCCGACCGGGCCGCAGCGGAATTCGCCACGATCGACAAGGCCGAAACTCGCGCGCAAGCCGCATACGAAATTGCCGCGACGGAACTATTCGCTCGACGCGATGCGCTGGCGCTCGGGACGCTGGTCATGAAAAGCAGCAACGGGCGATCGATGGAAATGCCGATCGGCGAAGTCGTTCGTGCCGTGCACCCCAATGCCCTGAGTACCGCCGACGCCGTGCGCCTCTATTTCGCAAAAATCTGGGAGTTCATCAGTGACGACCCCCGCGAATCCAATACAGAAGGCGGCATTTTTCCGGCGATTTTCGGAACCGTCATGATGGTCTTCATCCTCGCTTTCCTGGTGGCTCCCTTCGGCGTGCTCGCCGCCCTCTATTTGCGCGAATATGCGACTGAGGGTCCGGCCGTTCGTGCCGTTCGTATCGCCGTCAACAACCTTGCCGGCGTCCCCTCCATCGTCTTTGGCGTTTTCGGCCTCGGATTTTTTGTCTACGGGATCGGCGGCAGTCTCGATCAAATCTTTTATCCCGAGTCTCTACCGACCCCGACATTCGGGACGGGTGGCATCTTCTGGGGCAGCCTGACGCTGGCCCTCCTTACGGTCCCGGTGGTGATTGTCGCCACCGAAGAAGGCCTGGCGGCCGTCCCACGAGCGGTCCGCGAGGGCTCGCTGGCGCTGGGTGCCACCAAATTCGAAACGACATGGAAGGTGGTCGTTCCCGCCGCCGCGCCCGGAATTCTGACGGGAATGATTCTCGCAATGGCTCGCGCGGCCGGCGAAGTCGCACCCTTGATGATTGTCGGGATGGTCAAGCTGGCCCCGACGCTCCCGATCGACCACCATGCACCCTTCATCCACCTGGAGAGAAAATTCATGCACCTGGGCTTCCACATCTACGATGTGGGCTTTCAGAGCCCGAACGTCGAGGCCGCCCAGCCGCTGGTCTTTGCCACTGCACTTCTGCTGGTGACGGTCGTGACCCTGATGAATCTGGTCGCCATCGTCTACCGCAACAAGCTCCGCGCCCGTTACGCCACCAGCGCCGTCTAG